The Anabaena sp. WA102 genome contains a region encoding:
- a CDS encoding penicillin-binding protein 1A, which yields MPLSNHQQNHKSTNEKLLPKMQVNAKQLITQVTTVSSGILTRIASSDKPFYRRFWFWAGLGVSSGIIAFHYTILEIDKNLPDQSALRALVREQTLTIKAADGSVLQQQGEATREQLKIEQIPDTLKKAFIASEDRRFNQHNGFDLQGIARAVINNLRSQNVVEGGSTITQQVARILFLKPEKTFWRKLKEVRLSQKIERELTKDQILERYLNLVYLGSGAYGVGDAAWVYFSKSVDQLTLSEMATLAGLAPAPNVYAPDKNPKTATERRNLVLQRMLEDGIITPAQKQAATEEALIVNSSLPKRLQVDFPYFTTYVHKELPKYVAADVLASGGLIVETTLNPTSQKAAEAAVGKILKNEGRWQNFKQAAMVAIEPGSGEIQAMVGGKDFGKNQFNRVTQAQRQPGSTFKGFVYATAIATGKSPYDSYLDEPLSIDGYEPKNSHNKFSGWLNIRDALTKSINTIAVKVIIEIGFEPTIKLAHDMGIKSELKPNYSLALGSNEVNLLELTNAYGTFANQGNYVESHGIRRILNREGDVIWSAKYKPKQVLDADSSAIMTWMLRNVVTDGTGAAAQLDDRQVAGKTGTTDESRDLWFIGYIPQLVAGVWLGNDDNTPTYGNSGSAAYAWHEFMAEALKGMPVEKFPRRPNLENRKGTIKAQPLKPRKLIYKSVDDNNQKSDEDNTDNSDSSTRRRRRSRRTYNQSDDSSNSEENRPRRRRRYSQENNDTSYSTRRRRRRSQESNGDSPSQSPRSRRSRSQESAPSRSSSENKSPGGSSSSQPSWRERLKPDSSGNN from the coding sequence AAAATTACTACCGAAAATGCAGGTGAATGCAAAGCAGTTAATAACTCAGGTGACAACGGTATCATCTGGAATCTTGACCAGAATAGCCAGCAGCGATAAACCTTTTTATCGTCGTTTTTGGTTTTGGGCAGGATTAGGTGTTAGTAGTGGGATCATTGCTTTCCATTACACAATCTTAGAAATAGATAAAAATTTACCAGATCAGTCCGCACTCAGAGCATTGGTACGAGAGCAAACACTGACGATTAAAGCTGCTGATGGTAGTGTGCTACAACAGCAGGGAGAAGCTACAAGAGAGCAACTGAAAATAGAGCAAATACCAGATACTTTAAAGAAAGCTTTTATTGCTTCAGAAGATAGAAGATTTAATCAACACAATGGATTTGATCTCCAGGGAATTGCCAGAGCAGTTATCAATAACTTGCGATCGCAAAATGTGGTAGAAGGTGGTAGTACCATCACTCAACAGGTAGCGCGAATTCTCTTCCTCAAACCAGAAAAAACCTTCTGGCGTAAACTTAAAGAAGTCCGACTATCCCAAAAAATAGAGCGAGAATTGACTAAAGACCAAATTCTCGAACGTTATCTCAATCTCGTATACTTAGGTTCTGGGGCTTATGGCGTGGGAGATGCCGCTTGGGTATACTTCAGTAAATCCGTTGATCAACTGACTTTATCAGAAATGGCTACCTTGGCGGGTTTAGCTCCTGCACCTAACGTCTACGCCCCCGACAAAAACCCGAAAACAGCTACAGAACGGCGTAATCTGGTATTACAGCGGATGCTGGAAGATGGCATCATTACACCCGCCCAAAAACAAGCCGCGACTGAGGAAGCATTAATAGTTAACAGCAGTTTACCTAAACGGTTACAAGTTGATTTTCCCTACTTTACAACCTACGTTCACAAGGAATTGCCAAAGTACGTTGCCGCTGATGTTTTGGCTAGTGGTGGTTTAATAGTAGAAACAACCTTAAACCCAACTTCGCAAAAAGCCGCAGAAGCCGCAGTAGGCAAGATATTAAAAAATGAGGGACGGTGGCAAAACTTTAAACAAGCGGCTATGGTGGCCATAGAGCCTGGGAGTGGCGAAATTCAGGCAATGGTCGGCGGTAAAGACTTTGGTAAAAACCAGTTTAATCGTGTAACCCAAGCCCAACGACAACCAGGATCAACCTTTAAGGGTTTCGTCTATGCTACAGCGATCGCTACTGGTAAAAGTCCCTATGATAGTTATTTAGATGAACCCTTATCAATAGATGGTTATGAGCCAAAGAACTCCCATAACAAGTTCTCCGGTTGGTTAAACATCAGAGACGCGCTCACCAAATCCATCAATACAATTGCGGTAAAAGTCATAATAGAAATAGGTTTTGAACCCACCATTAAACTGGCCCATGACATGGGAATTAAGTCAGAACTCAAACCTAACTATTCCTTGGCGCTTGGTTCTAATGAAGTCAACTTATTAGAATTGACCAACGCCTATGGTACATTCGCCAATCAAGGCAATTATGTAGAATCTCATGGCATTCGTCGCATCCTCAACCGCGAAGGAGATGTCATTTGGTCAGCTAAATATAAACCCAAACAAGTTCTAGATGCTGATAGCAGTGCCATCATGACCTGGATGTTAAGAAATGTTGTCACCGATGGTACTGGTGCTGCGGCTCAATTAGATGATAGACAAGTTGCCGGCAAAACAGGTACTACTGATGAATCCCGTGATTTATGGTTTATTGGTTATATTCCTCAGTTAGTGGCTGGGGTGTGGTTAGGGAATGATGATAACACCCCTACCTATGGTAATAGTGGTAGTGCAGCTTATGCTTGGCATGAATTTATGGCAGAAGCTCTCAAGGGAATGCCTGTAGAAAAGTTTCCCCGACGACCTAATTTAGAAAATCGTAAAGGTACTATCAAAGCCCAACCTCTTAAACCAAGAAAACTTATCTATAAGTCGGTTGATGATAATAATCAAAAATCAGATGAGGACAACACCGATAATTCTGATTCCTCAACTAGACGCAGACGTAGAAGCAGAAGAACATATAATCAATCAGACGATTCATCAAATTCAGAAGAAAATCGGCCAAGACGAAGACGACGCTATAGTCAAGAGAATAATGATACATCTTATTCTACCCGTCGCCGCCGCAGACGCAGTCAAGAATCCAATGGCGATTCCCCTTCCCAATCACCTCGTTCACGACGCAGCCGCAGTCAAGAATCAGCACCGTCTAGATCATCTTCAGAAAACAAGAGTCCTGGAGGATCTTCATCATCACAACCTTCCTGGAGAGAAAGACTTAAACCCGATTCTTCAGGAAATAATTAA
- a CDS encoding RNA-guided endonuclease InsQ/TnpB family protein — protein MYGCQQILISPNNELGAVLEFLCGESNKLANCGTYYARQLFFKTGKIPGKFDLHRELASNSHFGAMYSQAAQQCLTTVAESFKSYIGLLKGIKNGTVTQKPKLPGYRKPGLNLVTFPGQAIKLKNGKLRFPMGSKVKVWFGLNAFYVPMPSNLEHKDIKEYRILPRNNEFYLELIYKITSHKPDVNIENVLSIDHGLNNWLTCVSNVGTSFLIDGRKLKSVNQWYNKRVSVLKENQLQGFWSKQLASITEKRNRRMRDATNKAARIVINHCIDHKIGTVVFGWNVGQKDSINLGSKTNQKFVQVPTARLKNRIAQLCEQYGIKFVETEESYTSKTSFLDNDFLPTFGAKPEGWKESGRRVSRGLYHSQDGTKINADCNGAANIFRKVAVKLGLNSSGISRGALISPLRLFIWS, from the coding sequence ATGTATGGATGCCAGCAAATACTAATCAGTCCCAACAATGAATTAGGAGCGGTTCTTGAGTTCTTATGTGGGGAGTCAAATAAACTTGCTAATTGTGGGACTTATTATGCCAGACAATTGTTTTTTAAGACGGGTAAAATTCCTGGTAAGTTTGACTTGCATCGTGAGTTAGCAAGTAATTCACATTTTGGGGCAATGTATTCTCAAGCTGCACAGCAATGTTTAACAACTGTGGCGGAATCGTTCAAGTCTTATATTGGACTTTTGAAAGGGATTAAAAATGGTACAGTCACTCAAAAACCTAAGCTACCTGGATACCGAAAACCTGGATTAAATCTCGTAACTTTTCCTGGACAAGCTATTAAACTAAAGAACGGTAAGCTAAGATTTCCGATGGGTAGTAAGGTGAAAGTTTGGTTTGGGCTTAACGCTTTTTATGTTCCCATGCCTTCTAATTTAGAGCATAAGGACATCAAAGAATACCGCATACTGCCAAGGAATAATGAATTTTATTTGGAGTTAATTTATAAAATAACTTCTCACAAGCCCGACGTAAATATTGAGAATGTTTTATCAATTGATCACGGGTTGAACAACTGGCTAACCTGTGTCAGTAACGTTGGTACGTCATTTCTGATTGACGGACGCAAGTTAAAATCAGTGAATCAATGGTACAACAAACGAGTTTCGGTTCTCAAAGAAAATCAACTTCAAGGTTTTTGGTCTAAGCAATTAGCGTCAATAACTGAAAAGCGGAATCGCCGGATGAGGGACGCTACTAATAAAGCAGCTAGAATCGTAATCAACCATTGCATTGATCATAAAATTGGGACTGTCGTTTTTGGCTGGAACGTTGGACAAAAAGATTCTATAAATTTAGGTTCTAAAACTAATCAAAAATTTGTCCAAGTTCCTACCGCAAGATTAAAAAACCGCATTGCTCAACTGTGTGAACAATACGGCATTAAGTTCGTTGAAACTGAAGAATCTTATACCTCAAAAACATCGTTTCTAGACAATGATTTTCTACCTACATTCGGTGCAAAACCTGAAGGGTGGAAAGAGTCAGGAAGAAGAGTTAGCCGGGGTTTGTACCATTCTCAAGATGGTACAAAAATCAATGCAGATTGCAACGGTGCAGCTAATATTTTCAGAAAAGTAGCGGTAAAGCTAGGATTAAATTCTAGTGGAATCAGTAGAGGCGCATTGATATCGCCGTTAAGATTATTTATTTGGTCTTAA
- a CDS encoding SUMF1/EgtB/PvdO family nonheme iron enzyme — protein sequence MAKNCAVVIGVNEYDEIQCLQYAKTDAERVRDYFSTGLGVQPNYLYFFSDDSPRNSLGKKTQPTYGTLNSFFNDRFEQPFLESGDTLWFYFSGHGMPHEGRDYLLPIDGNPRTVPNLAIPITYITERLRRSGADNVVLFIDACRSTGQKSAGLGIGEEKQQGVITFYSCSPSQVSYEIEEIQQGAFTHVLLNGLQIQGESNCATVERLYNYLRYQVPQLTQKHKNYPQTPYAAIEPATKLHYILLPKSATDRDISTLREDAMQAEIEGNFDLAFQLWVRVNVAAGGQDMKAIAAFGRLSNKQNLTPQPPSLPGKGEKSKPLSSQERGLERGSSEEQGQKIAAAKRQELTVNLGQGLTIELVRVPAGKFMMGMPPEERQIALENALKYNVEREEAEEWLDWSTPQHEVYLQEFLMGKYAVTNAQWYAVMKTKPCEQYNSEFQGDKQPVIGVSWHEAQAFCEKLSEQTKRAVRLPTEAEWEYACRAGTTTAFAFGKTITTDQVNYNGNYPYADTPKGKYRECTVNVDSFTPNPWGLYQMHGNVWEWCLDEFHDSYSEKPARLKSNGNEVWGELKVNEEDNRAYIFRGGSWYTYAFYCRSASRSRGSARNQGVNLGFRVVFGSSSPGFS from the coding sequence ATGGCTAAGAATTGCGCTGTTGTCATTGGCGTTAACGAATATGACGAAATTCAGTGCCTCCAGTATGCAAAAACTGATGCAGAACGGGTGCGCGATTATTTTTCAACTGGTTTAGGTGTACAACCAAACTATCTATATTTTTTCTCTGATGATTCACCGCGCAACAGCCTGGGAAAGAAAACTCAACCAACCTACGGTACACTAAACAGCTTTTTCAATGATCGCTTTGAACAGCCTTTTTTAGAATCTGGGGATACTCTCTGGTTCTATTTTAGCGGTCATGGGATGCCCCACGAAGGACGAGATTATTTACTACCCATAGATGGAAATCCTCGCACTGTACCCAATTTAGCAATTCCCATTACCTACATCACAGAACGTTTGCGGCGCAGTGGTGCGGATAATGTAGTGTTGTTTATTGATGCTTGTCGCAGCACTGGTCAAAAAAGCGCTGGTTTGGGAATTGGTGAAGAAAAACAGCAAGGTGTAATTACCTTTTATTCCTGTAGTCCCAGTCAGGTTTCCTACGAAATTGAGGAAATTCAACAGGGTGCTTTTACTCACGTTTTACTCAATGGGTTGCAAATTCAAGGTGAAAGCAACTGCGCGACGGTTGAACGGTTGTATAACTATTTGCGCTATCAAGTTCCCCAATTGACCCAAAAGCATAAAAATTATCCTCAGACTCCCTATGCTGCCATAGAACCTGCTACAAAATTGCATTATATTTTATTGCCTAAATCTGCCACTGACAGGGATATTAGCACCCTGAGAGAAGATGCTATGCAAGCAGAAATTGAAGGAAATTTTGATTTAGCTTTTCAGTTATGGGTGCGTGTGAACGTGGCCGCAGGTGGACAGGATATGAAAGCCATTGCAGCCTTTGGGAGATTGTCAAATAAGCAGAACCTAACCCCCCAACCCCCTTCCCTACCAGGGAAGGGGGAGAAATCAAAGCCTCTCTCCTCCCAGGAGAGAGGTTTGGAGAGAGGTTCTTCAGAGGAACAGGGACAGAAAATAGCAGCAGCAAAACGCCAGGAGTTGACTGTAAATTTAGGTCAAGGCTTAACCATAGAACTGGTTCGTGTGCCAGCAGGGAAGTTTATGATGGGAATGCCCCCAGAGGAACGCCAAATAGCCCTAGAAAATGCCCTGAAATATAACGTAGAGCGTGAAGAGGCTGAAGAATGGTTAGATTGGTCTACCCCCCAGCATGAGGTGTATCTGCAAGAGTTTTTAATGGGCAAATATGCTGTTACCAATGCCCAATGGTACGCTGTCATGAAAACTAAGCCATGTGAGCAATATAATTCCGAGTTTCAAGGCGATAAGCAGCCTGTAATTGGCGTTTCCTGGCACGAAGCCCAGGCTTTTTGTGAAAAGCTATCTGAACAAACAAAGCGGGCTGTCAGATTGCCCACAGAGGCAGAATGGGAATATGCCTGTCGGGCTGGAACAACTACAGCCTTTGCTTTTGGTAAGACTATTACAACTGATCAAGTTAACTATAACGGCAATTATCCTTATGCGGATACCCCCAAGGGCAAATATCGAGAATGTACCGTAAATGTGGATAGTTTCACCCCTAACCCCTGGGGCTTATATCAAATGCACGGGAACGTCTGGGAATGGTGTTTGGATGAATTTCACGACAGTTATAGCGAAAAACCAGCGCGTTTAAAAAGTAATGGTAATGAAGTTTGGGGAGAATTGAAGGTAAATGAAGAAGATAATCGCGCTTATATATTTCGGGGCGGTTCTTGGTACACCTATGCTTTCTATTGCCGTTCGGCGAGTCGTAGCAGGGGCAGCGCGCGTAATCAAGGCGTTAATCTCGGTTTTCGTGTTGTGTTCGGGTCTTCCTCGCCAGGATTCTCTTAG
- a CDS encoding Pepco domain-containing protein: protein MIDKNWQDEELWIVTASSSDDVSKQGMKAVRGNGNPYSSPAVTDEEIKNSRITAGTLAKQMSHFVGVISGVFSNVQKQVETQGELQLDEITLTVEISSEGEIKLLGTGVKAAGKGAIELKFKRLSPQSPVN, encoded by the coding sequence ATGATAGACAAAAACTGGCAAGATGAAGAACTGTGGATTGTCACCGCAAGTAGTTCTGATGATGTTTCAAAACAAGGGATGAAAGCTGTTAGAGGTAATGGTAATCCTTACAGTAGTCCTGCGGTTACGGATGAAGAAATAAAAAACAGTCGCATTACAGCCGGCACCTTAGCGAAGCAAATGTCGCACTTTGTGGGAGTAATCAGTGGTGTGTTTAGTAATGTTCAGAAGCAAGTCGAAACCCAAGGGGAACTCCAGCTTGATGAAATTACCCTCACGGTAGAAATTAGTAGTGAAGGTGAAATTAAATTGCTGGGTACGGGTGTAAAGGCTGCTGGTAAGGGCGCAATTGAGCTAAAATTTAAGCGTTTATCACCCCAATCACCTGTAAATTGA
- a CDS encoding TerB family tellurite resistance protein: protein MVNHSHVKNLVKILIGAAWIDGKIQPEERQYLREIAQVKGLANDPEIKPWLYELVPVKPNECYQWVKEYLGDRPTQEDYEDLIEAISGLIYSDGDVAVEEARLLSQLEELSKSSESHPSIHITLLKQIKKLYRRWVDVQN, encoded by the coding sequence ATGGTTAATCATTCTCATGTAAAAAACCTAGTAAAAATCCTAATTGGAGCAGCTTGGATTGATGGCAAAATCCAACCAGAAGAACGGCAATATCTGCGAGAAATAGCCCAAGTTAAAGGTTTAGCCAATGATCCAGAGATTAAACCTTGGTTGTATGAATTAGTGCCAGTCAAGCCAAATGAGTGTTACCAATGGGTCAAGGAATATTTAGGCGATCGCCCAACTCAGGAAGATTACGAGGATTTGATTGAAGCTATCAGTGGCTTAATTTACAGTGACGGTGATGTAGCCGTTGAAGAAGCAAGACTCCTCTCTCAATTGGAAGAGTTAAGCAAGTCTAGTGAATCTCACCCCAGTATCCATATAACTTTGCTCAAACAGATTAAAAAACTTTACCGTCGTTGGGTGGATGTACAGAATTAG
- a CDS encoding 16S rRNA (cytosine(967)-C(5))-methyltransferase, whose amino-acid sequence MTNPRQLAFIALKEVHKGAYADVALDRALQKFKLPDADRRLMTELVYGSVRRQRTLDAIIDQLATKKIQQQPKDLRTILHLGFYQLRYQERIPVSAAVNTTVELAKENGFPGLTGFVNGLLRQYLRLAEKSSEPLKLPENPVERLGILHSFPNWIIEVWLKELGFAETEKLCAWMNQTPTIDLRVNILRSSLEEVESAFASAGVLVKPIPHLPQALRLIGNNGAIQNLPGFHEGWWTVQDSSAQLVGHLLDPQPGNVVIDVCAAPGGKTTHIAELMGDKGKIWACDKTASRLRKLKENAQRLNLQSIEICSGDSRNLPQFYNSADRVLLDAPCSGLGTMHRHADARWRQTPASVQELSQLQKEFISHNATFVKTGGVLVYATCTLHPAENEQVISEFLAANPHWQIEPPSFDFADISPLGWLKVWPHQQDMDGFFMVRLRKTKDSE is encoded by the coding sequence ATGACCAATCCCCGCCAACTCGCCTTTATTGCTCTTAAAGAAGTACACAAAGGAGCTTATGCTGATGTTGCCCTAGACCGAGCGCTACAAAAATTTAAGTTACCCGACGCAGATCGCCGATTAATGACAGAATTAGTCTATGGGAGTGTGAGAAGACAACGCACTTTAGACGCTATTATTGACCAACTTGCTACAAAGAAAATTCAGCAACAACCAAAAGACCTTCGCACAATTTTACATCTGGGTTTTTATCAACTGCGTTATCAAGAAAGAATTCCCGTTTCTGCGGCTGTAAATACCACCGTCGAATTAGCAAAAGAAAATGGTTTTCCTGGTTTAACTGGGTTTGTCAATGGTTTATTACGTCAATATCTCCGACTTGCAGAAAAGTCATCAGAACCGCTAAAGTTACCAGAAAATCCAGTAGAAAGATTGGGAATATTACACAGTTTCCCTAATTGGATAATTGAGGTTTGGTTAAAAGAATTGGGTTTTGCAGAAACAGAAAAACTTTGTGCTTGGATGAATCAAACCCCAACAATTGATTTACGAGTAAATATCCTGCGTAGTTCTTTAGAAGAAGTAGAATCAGCTTTTGCATCTGCTGGTGTCTTAGTTAAACCTATTCCCCATTTACCCCAAGCTTTACGATTAATTGGTAATAACGGCGCAATTCAAAATTTACCTGGTTTTCATGAAGGTTGGTGGACTGTCCAAGATAGTAGCGCTCAATTAGTTGGTCATTTACTTGACCCTCAACCCGGTAATGTGGTGATTGATGTTTGTGCTGCACCAGGGGGGAAAACCACCCATATTGCTGAGTTAATGGGAGATAAAGGCAAAATTTGGGCTTGTGATAAAACTGCTTCCCGGTTACGGAAATTAAAAGAAAATGCTCAACGTCTAAATTTACAATCTATCGAAATTTGTTCAGGAGACAGCCGCAATTTACCGCAATTCTACAATTCGGCTGACCGTGTATTGCTTGATGCTCCTTGTTCGGGTTTGGGAACTATGCACCGTCACGCTGATGCGCGTTGGCGACAAACACCGGCTTCTGTTCAAGAACTTTCCCAATTACAAAAAGAATTTATATCACACAATGCAACTTTTGTCAAGACTGGTGGCGTTTTAGTTTATGCCACTTGTACACTGCATCCAGCGGAGAATGAACAGGTAATTTCGGAGTTTTTAGCCGCAAATCCCCATTGGCAAATTGAACCTCCCAGCTTTGATTTTGCCGATATTTCTCCCCTGGGGTGGTTGAAAGTCTGGCCTCACCAACAAGATATGGATGGTTTTTTTATGGTGCGCTTAAGAAAAACTAAGGATTCCGAGTGA
- a CDS encoding DUF2887 domain-containing protein, giving the protein MHTDTIFYQIFLTFHTLLFELLGQPIENAQGYNFTSVEVKEKAFRFDGIFMPDSLEKPIYFVEVQFQPKLDFYWELIAEINIYLNQFKPVQDWQAVALFAKRSLDVEVLTNYQQELIDSGRIKRIYLDELPPGSIGVGLIELIVSKETQAPELVKNLMARTKTEIDNNREKQGIIELLETVLLSKFSQLSRQEIEAMFLVSDIKQTRVYQEAKQEEATNLLVRILSKQFGKLSGNYIETISNLTIEQLEDLGEALLDFIDITDLEEWLKSHK; this is encoded by the coding sequence ATGCACACAGATACAATATTTTATCAAATTTTTCTCACTTTTCACACTCTATTGTTTGAATTGCTCGGACAACCAATAGAAAATGCTCAAGGTTATAATTTTACTTCCGTCGAAGTTAAAGAAAAAGCCTTTCGATTTGATGGTATTTTCATGCCAGATAGTTTGGAAAAACCCATCTATTTTGTCGAAGTGCAATTCCAACCCAAACTTGATTTTTATTGGGAATTAATAGCAGAAATAAACATTTATCTCAATCAATTTAAACCAGTACAAGATTGGCAAGCAGTAGCTTTATTTGCTAAACGGAGTTTAGATGTAGAAGTATTAACTAATTACCAACAAGAATTAATTGATAGTGGGAGAATCAAACGCATTTATTTAGATGAACTACCACCTGGTTCAATTGGTGTGGGGTTAATTGAATTAATTGTCAGTAAAGAAACCCAAGCACCAGAATTAGTCAAAAATCTCATGGCAAGAACAAAGACAGAGATTGATAATAACAGAGAAAAACAAGGTATTATAGAATTGTTAGAGACTGTTTTGTTGTCCAAATTTTCACAATTAAGCCGTCAGGAGATTGAAGCGATGTTTTTAGTTAGTGATATTAAGCAAACTAGGGTATATCAAGAAGCAAAGCAGGAAGAAGCAACAAACTTATTGGTGCGTATATTATCCAAGCAATTTGGGAAATTGAGTGGTAACTACATCGAAACTATCAGCAACCTCACAATAGAACAACTAGAAGACCTGGGAGAAGCATTATTAGACTTTATAGACATTACCGACCTGGAAGAATGGTTAAAATCTCATAAATAA
- the psb35 gene encoding photosystem II assembly protein Psb35, which translates to MSYLLLQVQVPDTGNHFPLAFTLVYVVGFVAAITIGSIAWYNSKRPPGWENKERPDIIPKVEKE; encoded by the coding sequence ATGAGTTATTTATTGCTCCAAGTCCAAGTACCAGATACCGGAAATCACTTTCCCCTAGCTTTTACTTTGGTGTATGTAGTGGGTTTTGTCGCTGCTATCACCATTGGTTCAATTGCCTGGTACAACTCCAAACGTCCCCCCGGTTGGGAAAATAAGGAACGCCCTGACATTATCCCCAAGGTAGAAAAGGAATAG